AAGGGTGCATCCACCTCGAGGTGGGTCAGCCCGATTTCAAAACTCCAGAACATGTTCTTGAAGCCGCCGCCAGGGCCGCCATGGACGGGTTTACCCGCTACACCCCCAGCGCCGGAATCCCGGAGCTCCGCGAAGCGATCGCCAAAAAAGTGAATGAAAAGAACGGCATTCCCATCGGCCCGCAGAATGTGGTAATCTCCCCCGGGGCGGTATGCAGTATTTTTACCACTATGTTGGCGCTGGTCGAGCCGGGAGATGAGGTGCTCATTCCCGATCCGGGCTGGCCGAACTACATGATGCAGATGGGCTGCCTTTCGGCGAAGGGGGTGCGGTATCCTCTCGATCCCTCGCACGGCTTCCAGATCGATTTCGAGGCGCTGGAAAAGCTGGTGACCCCGAAAACCAAGCTCATCATGATCAACACCCCCGGCAATCCCACCGGCGCGGTGTATCCGCCTGAGGCTGTGAAGGAGATCGTGGAGTTCGCCCGCGTTCACGATATCTTTGTCATTTCCGATGAAGTGTACGAAGAAATCCTTTTCGACGGCAGGCACACCTCCACCGGATTGTATGACAGGGACGGCCGGGTGGCCACGGTATTCGGATTCTCCAAAACATACGCGGTGACCGGTATGCGGGTCGGCTACACGGTGGCCCAGAATGAAAAGCTCGTCCAGCTTGTCACCAAGCTTCAGGAGCCGGTCATCTCCTGCGCCAGCGGCATCTCGCAGAAAGCCTGCCTGGCCGCCCTTCAGGGACCGCAGGAACAGTTCGCCGAGATGGTGAAAATATACAAGCTGCGGCGCGACAAGGTGGTTACAATCCTCCGGGACAAG
This region of Candidatus Latescibacter sp. genomic DNA includes:
- a CDS encoding pyridoxal phosphate-dependent aminotransferase; protein product: MKAFNHLTSSMPSSGIRKIMGLSQDIEGCIHLEVGQPDFKTPEHVLEAAARAAMDGFTRYTPSAGIPELREAIAKKVNEKNGIPIGPQNVVISPGAVCSIFTTMLALVEPGDEVLIPDPGWPNYMMQMGCLSAKGVRYPLDPSHGFQIDFEALEKLVTPKTKLIMINTPGNPTGAVYPPEAVKEIVEFARVHDIFVISDEVYEEILFDGRHTSTGLYDRDGRVATVFGFSKTYAVTGMRVGYTVAQNEKLVQLVTKLQEPVISCASGISQKACLAALQGPQEQFAEMVKIYKLRRDKVVTILRDKGLYLYTPCGAFYILIDISKTGMNSTDFAVDLLKAKKVAVAPGETFGATADSFVRICFATDTDQLVEGVNILCDRING